A region from the Enterobacter roggenkampii genome encodes:
- the hypD gene encoding hydrogenase formation protein HypD — protein MRYVDEYRAPEQVLQLIGHLKTRAARLDYTKERPLRIMEVCGGHTHAIFKFGLDQLLPENIEFIHGPGCPVCVLPMGRIDSCIEIASQPDVIFCTFGDAMRVPGKNGSLLQAKARGADIRIVYSPMDALTLAADNPARKVVFFGLGFETTMPATAITLQQAKARGVDNFFFFCQHITLIPTLRSLLEAPGNGIDAFLAPGHVSMVIGTDAYGFIAEQYNRPLVVAGFEPLDLLQGVTMLVEQKIAALSAVENQYRRVVPDAGNERAQRAIAEVFSVEGDSEWRGLGLIAESGVRLTPAYRAFDAEAHFRPQPQQVCDDPRARCGEVLTGKCKPHQCPLFGNTCNPQTAFGALMVSSEGACAAWYQYRNQECEA, from the coding sequence ATGCGTTACGTTGATGAATACCGCGCGCCGGAGCAGGTGCTGCAGCTTATCGGACACCTCAAAACGCGCGCGGCGCGGCTGGACTACACCAAAGAAAGGCCGCTGCGGATCATGGAGGTGTGCGGCGGGCACACGCACGCGATCTTCAAATTTGGCCTCGACCAGCTGCTGCCGGAGAACATTGAGTTTATCCACGGCCCCGGCTGCCCGGTCTGCGTGCTGCCAATGGGACGCATCGACAGCTGTATCGAGATTGCCAGCCAGCCCGACGTCATATTCTGCACCTTTGGCGACGCGATGCGCGTGCCGGGGAAAAACGGCTCGCTGCTGCAGGCGAAAGCGCGCGGGGCCGACATCCGGATCGTCTATTCGCCGATGGATGCCCTGACGCTGGCAGCGGATAACCCCGCGCGCAAGGTGGTATTTTTTGGCCTGGGGTTTGAAACCACCATGCCCGCGACGGCCATCACGCTGCAGCAGGCGAAAGCGCGCGGCGTCGATAACTTTTTCTTCTTCTGCCAGCACATTACGCTTATCCCCACCCTGCGCAGCCTGCTGGAAGCGCCAGGCAACGGCATTGACGCCTTTCTGGCACCGGGCCACGTCAGCATGGTGATTGGCACAGACGCCTACGGTTTTATCGCTGAACAGTACAATCGTCCGTTAGTGGTGGCTGGTTTCGAACCACTTGATCTACTGCAAGGTGTCACCATGCTGGTTGAGCAGAAAATAGCGGCCCTGAGCGCGGTTGAAAACCAGTACCGCCGCGTGGTACCGGATGCCGGCAATGAACGGGCTCAGCGTGCCATTGCGGAGGTGTTCAGCGTCGAAGGCGACAGCGAGTGGCGAGGACTGGGGCTGATTGCCGAATCCGGCGTGCGCCTGACGCCAGCCTATCGCGCGTTCGACGCCGAAGCGCATTTCCGCCCGCAGCCGCAGCAGGTTTGCGACGATCCCCGGGCCCGCTGTGGCGAGGTGCTCACCGGCAAATGCAAACCGCATCAGTGTCCGTTGTTTGGCAATACCTGTAACCCGCAAACGGCGTTTGGCGCGCTGATGGTCTCCTCCGAAGGGGCATGCGCCGCGTGGTATCAATATCGCAACCAGGAGTGTGAAGCATGA
- a CDS encoding HypC/HybG/HupF family hydrogenase formation chaperone, translating into MCIGVPGQIHSLNGNQAKVEVCGILRDVDLTLVGSTDETGASRLGQWVLVHVGFAMSVINEAEARDTLDALQNMFDVEPDVGALLYGEER; encoded by the coding sequence ATGTGCATAGGCGTACCGGGACAAATCCATTCCCTCAACGGTAATCAGGCCAAAGTCGAGGTCTGCGGCATCCTGCGCGACGTCGACCTGACGCTGGTGGGCAGCACCGATGAAACGGGCGCGTCGCGTCTCGGCCAGTGGGTGCTGGTCCACGTGGGGTTTGCCATGAGCGTGATTAACGAAGCGGAAGCCCGCGACACGCTGGATGCGTTGCAAAACATGTTCGACGTGGAGCCGGACGTCGGCGCGCTGCTGTACGGCGAGGAGCGGTAA
- the hypB gene encoding hydrogenase nickel incorporation protein HypB — MCSTCGCAEGNLYIEGDEHRPHSAFRSAPFSPAPRPAAALTGITFAPQRSDAGDLHYGHGEAGTHAPGMSQRQMLDVEINVLDKNNQIAARNRARFATRKQLALNLVSSPGSGKTTLLTETLKRLNGRVSCAVIEGDQQTVNDAARIRETGTPAIQVNTGKGCHLDAQMIADAAPRLPLADNGILFIENVGNLVCPASFDLGERHKVAVLSVTEGEDKPLKYPHMFAAASLMLLNKVDLLPYLNFDVDKCLAYAREVNPEIEIMMVSATRGDGMDGWLRWLENERCA, encoded by the coding sequence ATGTGTAGTACCTGCGGTTGCGCCGAAGGCAACCTGTATATAGAAGGGGATGAGCACCGCCCCCACTCCGCGTTTCGCTCCGCGCCCTTTTCCCCTGCCCCGCGCCCTGCGGCAGCCCTGACCGGCATTACCTTTGCGCCGCAGCGTTCCGACGCGGGCGACCTGCATTACGGCCACGGCGAAGCGGGTACCCACGCGCCGGGCATGAGCCAGCGCCAGATGCTGGACGTGGAAATCAACGTGCTGGACAAAAATAACCAGATCGCCGCCCGCAACCGCGCCCGCTTTGCCACCCGCAAACAGCTGGCGCTGAACCTGGTCTCCAGCCCCGGATCCGGTAAAACCACGCTGCTGACCGAAACGCTCAAACGCCTCAACGGGCGCGTCTCCTGCGCGGTGATCGAGGGCGACCAGCAAACGGTAAACGACGCGGCGCGCATCCGCGAAACCGGCACCCCGGCAATTCAGGTTAACACCGGCAAAGGCTGCCACCTGGATGCGCAGATGATTGCCGACGCCGCCCCGCGCCTGCCGCTGGCGGATAACGGCATCCTGTTTATTGAAAACGTCGGCAACCTGGTCTGCCCGGCGAGCTTCGATCTGGGTGAACGACACAAGGTGGCGGTGCTTTCGGTGACCGAGGGCGAAGACAAGCCGCTGAAATACCCCCACATGTTCGCCGCGGCATCCCTGATGCTGCTGAACAAAGTCGACCTGCTGCCGTACCTGAATTTCGACGTGGATAAGTGCCTGGCGTATGCCCGCGAAGTGAACCCGGAGATTGAGATCATGATGGTCTCCGCCACGCGCGGCGACGGCATGGACGGCTGGTTACGCTGGCTGGAGAACGAACGATGTGCATAG
- the hycA gene encoding formate hydrogenlyase regulator HycA, which translates to MTIWEISEKAEYIAQRHQQLQDQWHLYCNSLVQGITLSKARLHHAMSCAAQGDMRFVLFGHFIINVTLADNFNSHTIEYYLETKDGEKQCIAKAQLMADGMVDGHVSNRDRQQVLEHYLEKIAPVYNGLYTAVEHDLPVNLKQLMDGNTSANVA; encoded by the coding sequence ATGACTATTTGGGAAATCAGCGAAAAAGCGGAATACATCGCGCAGCGTCATCAGCAGTTACAGGACCAGTGGCACCTTTACTGCAACTCTCTGGTTCAGGGCATTACCTTGTCGAAAGCGCGTCTTCACCACGCGATGAGCTGTGCGGCGCAGGGCGATATGCGCTTTGTCCTCTTCGGCCATTTCATCATCAATGTCACCCTGGCGGATAACTTCAACAGCCACACCATCGAGTACTACCTCGAGACAAAAGACGGTGAAAAACAGTGTATTGCAAAGGCGCAGCTGATGGCTGACGGCATGGTGGACGGCCACGTCAGCAACCGCGATCGCCAGCAGGTACTGGAGCACTATCTGGAAAAAATCGCCCCGGTTTATAACGGCCTGTACACCGCCGTTGAACACGATCTCCCGGTCAACCTGAAGCAGCTGATGGACGGAAATACCTCAGCGAACGTGGCCTGA
- the flhA gene encoding formate hydrogenlyase transcriptional activator FlhA yields MPYTPMSDLGQQGLFDITRTLLQQPDLGALSDALTRLVRQSALADSAAIVLWHSGTHRASYYSTRDNGKTFEYEDETYLAHGPVRRILSRPEALHCNFEEFRTAWPRLAESNLYQPFGHYSMLPLAAEGHIFGGCEFIRTTDQPWSEAEYERLHTFTQIVAVVAEQIQSRVTNNVDYDLLSRERDNFRILVAITNAVLSRLDMDELVSEVSKEIHHYFKIDAISIALRGHRKGKLNIYSTHYLDEANPAHEQSEVDEAGTLSERVFKSKEILLLNLSEQDPVAPYERMLFNTWGNKIQTLCLLPLMSGNTMLGVLKLAQCDEAVFTTANLKLLRQIAERISIALDNALAYQEIHRLKERLVDENLALTEQLNNVDSEFGEIIGRSDAMYSVLKQVEMVAQSDSTVLILGETGTGKELIARAIHNLSNRNSRRMVKMNCAAMPAGLLESDLFGHERGAFTGASSQRLGRFELADKSSLFLDEVGDMPLELQPKLLRVLQEQEFERLGSNKLIQTDVRLIAATNRDLKKMVADREFRSDLYYRLNVFPIFLPPLRERPEDIPLLVKAFTAKIARRMGRNIDSIPAETLRTLSSMEWPGNVRELENVIERAVLLTRGNVLQLSLPEVTLPDVTVPAAETAKEGEDEYQLIMRVLKETNGVVAGPKGAAQRLGLKRTTLLSRMKRLGLDKESLV; encoded by the coding sequence ATGCCGTATACACCGATGAGCGATCTTGGACAGCAGGGCCTGTTTGATATCACGCGCACACTTTTACAGCAGCCCGATCTCGGCGCGCTGAGCGATGCCCTGACGCGGCTGGTCAGGCAATCAGCGCTGGCCGACAGCGCGGCGATTGTACTGTGGCATAGCGGAACGCACCGCGCGAGCTACTATTCAACGCGCGATAATGGCAAAACGTTTGAGTACGAAGACGAAACGTATCTCGCGCATGGCCCGGTGCGCCGTATTCTCTCCCGTCCGGAAGCGCTGCACTGCAACTTTGAGGAGTTCCGCACGGCGTGGCCGCGGCTCGCGGAGAGCAACCTCTACCAGCCGTTCGGCCACTACAGCATGCTGCCGCTGGCGGCGGAGGGCCATATTTTTGGTGGCTGCGAGTTTATTCGCACGACCGACCAGCCCTGGAGCGAGGCGGAATACGAGCGTCTGCACACCTTTACCCAGATTGTGGCCGTCGTCGCGGAGCAGATCCAAAGCCGCGTGACCAATAACGTGGATTACGACCTGCTGAGCCGCGAGCGCGACAACTTCCGCATTCTGGTTGCCATCACCAACGCCGTGCTGTCGCGCCTTGATATGGACGAGCTGGTCAGCGAAGTGTCGAAAGAGATCCACCACTATTTCAAAATCGATGCCATCAGTATCGCGCTGCGCGGCCATCGCAAGGGCAAGCTGAACATCTACTCCACGCATTATCTGGATGAAGCCAACCCGGCGCACGAGCAGAGCGAAGTGGACGAAGCGGGCACCCTGTCTGAGCGGGTGTTTAAGAGCAAAGAGATCCTGCTGCTCAACCTGAGCGAGCAGGACCCGGTGGCACCGTACGAGCGGATGCTGTTTAACACCTGGGGCAACAAGATACAGACCCTGTGCCTGCTTCCCCTGATGTCCGGCAACACCATGCTGGGGGTGCTGAAGCTGGCGCAGTGTGATGAAGCCGTGTTTACCACCGCCAACCTGAAGCTGCTGCGCCAGATCGCCGAGCGTATCTCCATCGCGCTGGATAACGCCCTCGCCTATCAGGAGATCCACCGCCTGAAAGAGCGGCTGGTGGATGAGAACCTGGCCCTGACCGAACAGCTCAACAACGTGGACAGCGAGTTTGGTGAAATCATCGGGCGCAGCGACGCCATGTACAGCGTGCTCAAGCAGGTTGAGATGGTGGCGCAAAGCGACAGCACGGTGCTGATCCTGGGCGAAACCGGTACGGGTAAAGAGCTGATTGCCCGGGCCATCCACAACCTGAGCAACCGCAACAGCCGTCGGATGGTGAAGATGAACTGCGCGGCGATGCCTGCAGGCCTGCTGGAAAGCGACCTGTTCGGCCACGAGCGCGGTGCATTCACCGGGGCCAGCAGCCAGCGGCTGGGCCGTTTTGAGCTGGCGGACAAGAGCTCGCTGTTTCTCGACGAAGTGGGCGATATGCCGCTGGAGCTACAGCCGAAACTGCTGCGTGTTCTGCAGGAGCAGGAGTTTGAACGTCTTGGCAGCAACAAGCTTATCCAGACTGACGTGCGGCTGATTGCCGCCACCAACCGCGACCTGAAAAAAATGGTCGCCGACCGCGAGTTTCGCAGCGATCTCTACTATCGCCTGAACGTCTTCCCGATCTTCCTGCCGCCGCTGCGCGAGCGCCCGGAAGATATTCCCCTGCTGGTCAAAGCGTTTACCGCCAAGATCGCGCGTCGGATGGGGCGAAACATCGACAGCATTCCTGCCGAGACGTTACGTACCCTTTCATCGATGGAGTGGCCCGGCAACGTGCGCGAGCTGGAAAACGTCATCGAGCGTGCGGTGCTGCTGACGCGCGGCAATGTGCTGCAGCTCTCCCTGCCTGAAGTGACGCTGCCTGACGTGACCGTACCCGCCGCCGAGACGGCGAAAGAGGGAGAAGATGAATATCAGCTCATTATGCGCGTACTCAAAGAGACCAACGGCGTGGTCGCCGGGCCAAAAGGTGCCGCCCAGCGTTTAGGGTTAAAACGCACTACCCTGCTGTCGCGCATGAAGCGTCTCGGGCTCGACAAAGAGAGCCTGGTTTAA
- the hycC gene encoding formate hydrogenlyase subunit 3, whose amino-acid sequence MNAITMITSAVAYFAAAAVLAWLLSFHKTLSGWIAGIGGAVGSLMTLAAGGVVLLGGQSAEAVMPLIRHTVAITPLNAIWLVTFGLCGLFISLFNIDWHRHPHAKANGLLVNLLMATAVCTVIASNLGALVVMAEIMALCGVFLTGCSASGKVWFALGRLGTLLLALACWRVWQRFGTLEFAALNGHPLGNDVWLLGVIGFGLLAGIIPLHGWVPQAHANASAPAAALFSVVVMKVGLFGILAMTLTGGQPPLWWGVVLLIAGMITAFIGGLYALMEHNIQRLLAYHTLENIGIILLGMGAGVTGLALNQPALIAAGFIGGLYHLINHSLFKSTLFLGAGSVWFRTGHRDIEKLGGIGKKMPVISLAMLVGLMAMAALPPLNGFAGEWVIYQSFFALGQSEAFIARLLGPLLAVGLAITGALAVMCMAKVYGVTFLGAPRTREAENACCAPLLMGVSVVALALCCIAGGVAAPWLLPLLGHAIPLPLETAHTVVSQPMIALLLIAAPLLPFVLMLFFKRDRLTSRSRGAAWACGYEHEQSMVITAHGFAMPVKENFAAVLKLRHWLNPVGWVPGWQNAAAPALFRRLALIELAVLVVIVISRGA is encoded by the coding sequence ATGAACGCGATTACGATGATTACCAGCGCCGTGGCGTACTTTGCCGCTGCCGCCGTGCTGGCGTGGCTTCTGTCATTCCATAAAACCCTGAGCGGCTGGATCGCCGGGATCGGCGGGGCGGTCGGCAGCCTGATGACGCTGGCGGCGGGTGGGGTTGTCCTGCTCGGCGGGCAGTCCGCAGAGGCCGTGATGCCGCTGATTCGCCACACCGTTGCGATTACGCCGCTGAACGCCATCTGGCTGGTGACCTTTGGCCTGTGCGGGCTGTTTATCAGCCTGTTCAATATCGACTGGCACCGCCATCCGCACGCCAAAGCCAACGGCCTGCTGGTGAACCTGCTGATGGCGACGGCGGTCTGCACCGTGATCGCCAGCAACCTCGGCGCGCTGGTGGTGATGGCGGAGATCATGGCGCTGTGCGGCGTGTTCCTGACCGGCTGCAGCGCCTCCGGGAAAGTGTGGTTTGCGCTGGGACGCCTCGGGACGCTGCTGCTGGCGCTGGCCTGCTGGCGGGTGTGGCAGCGTTTCGGCACGCTGGAGTTCGCTGCGCTTAACGGGCATCCGCTGGGCAATGACGTCTGGCTGCTGGGCGTGATCGGCTTTGGCCTGCTGGCCGGGATTATCCCGCTGCACGGCTGGGTGCCGCAGGCGCATGCGAATGCCTCCGCGCCCGCTGCCGCGCTGTTTTCTGTGGTGGTGATGAAGGTCGGTCTGTTCGGGATTCTGGCGATGACGCTGACCGGCGGCCAGCCGCCGCTGTGGTGGGGCGTGGTGCTGCTGATTGCGGGCATGATCACCGCCTTCATCGGCGGCCTCTACGCGCTGATGGAGCACAATATCCAGCGTCTTCTGGCGTACCACACGCTGGAGAATATCGGCATCATCCTGCTCGGCATGGGCGCGGGCGTGACCGGGCTGGCGCTGAATCAACCGGCGCTGATTGCCGCCGGCTTTATCGGCGGTCTGTATCACCTGATCAACCACAGCCTGTTTAAAAGCACCCTGTTCCTCGGGGCGGGCAGCGTCTGGTTCCGCACCGGCCATCGGGATATCGAAAAGCTCGGTGGGATTGGCAAAAAAATGCCGGTGATTTCGCTGGCGATGCTGGTCGGGCTGATGGCGATGGCCGCGCTGCCGCCGCTGAACGGCTTTGCCGGGGAGTGGGTGATCTATCAGTCCTTCTTCGCCCTCGGTCAGAGCGAGGCGTTTATCGCCCGCCTGCTGGGGCCGCTGCTGGCGGTCGGGCTGGCGATTACCGGGGCGCTGGCCGTGATGTGCATGGCGAAAGTCTATGGCGTGACCTTCCTCGGCGCGCCGCGCACCCGCGAAGCGGAAAACGCCTGCTGCGCACCGTTGTTGATGGGGGTGAGCGTGGTCGCGCTGGCGCTGTGCTGCATTGCGGGCGGGGTTGCCGCGCCGTGGCTGCTGCCGCTGCTGGGCCACGCCATTCCGCTGCCGCTTGAGACGGCGCACACCGTCGTTTCCCAGCCGATGATTGCACTGCTGCTGATTGCCGCGCCGCTGCTGCCGTTCGTGCTGATGCTGTTCTTCAAACGCGACCGGCTCACCTCCCGCTCGCGCGGTGCCGCGTGGGCCTGCGGTTATGAACACGAACAGTCGATGGTCATCACCGCCCACGGTTTTGCTATGCCGGTGAAAGAGAACTTCGCCGCCGTGCTGAAGCTGCGCCACTGGCTGAACCCGGTGGGCTGGGTACCCGGCTGGCAGAACGCTGCCGCGCCCGCGCTGTTCCGCCGTCTGGCGTTGATCGAGCTGGCGGTGCTGGTAGTGATTGTGATTTCACGAGGAGCCTGA
- a CDS encoding ABC transporter substrate-binding protein has translation MKKVICALGLAVASVSSALATTYPLTIENCGYKETFTKAPERVVALGQNTVEILLLLGLEDKVKASAFWPTKVLPQLADQNAKIKTLTVEIPTLESVLAQNPDFVPAQSPLLLGPESKVAKRDDLMTLGVNSYVSPGMCATKKATGDMYGSRQKLWDMTYLYQEIEDFAKIFNVEDRGQAVIADFKKREADLRKEFGKNKKDLSFVFWFSSSSPSADAYVGGKNSPSGFIASLMGGHNAITSETEWPTVGWESIIAANPDVIVVSSLDRNRWALDNAEEKIKFLKSDPAVSQLDAVKKGHIVVMDGQAMNPTIRTIYGAEQVGEQLRKLGLH, from the coding sequence ATGAAGAAGGTCATCTGCGCGTTAGGCCTGGCGGTTGCGTCGGTCAGTTCTGCTCTGGCAACCACATATCCTCTGACGATTGAAAACTGTGGCTATAAAGAGACATTCACCAAAGCGCCGGAACGCGTCGTGGCTCTGGGTCAGAATACCGTCGAAATTCTGCTCCTGCTGGGGCTGGAAGATAAGGTGAAGGCCAGCGCCTTCTGGCCGACGAAAGTGCTGCCGCAGCTGGCGGACCAGAACGCAAAAATCAAAACCCTGACGGTCGAAATCCCTACCCTTGAATCCGTGCTTGCGCAAAATCCCGACTTTGTCCCCGCGCAGTCACCGCTGCTGCTGGGGCCAGAAAGCAAGGTCGCAAAACGCGACGATCTGATGACCCTGGGCGTGAACAGCTACGTGTCCCCGGGCATGTGTGCGACCAAAAAAGCCACCGGCGATATGTACGGCAGCCGCCAGAAACTGTGGGATATGACGTATCTCTATCAGGAGATTGAGGATTTCGCCAAAATCTTTAACGTTGAAGACCGCGGTCAGGCCGTGATTGCCGATTTCAAAAAACGTGAGGCTGACTTGCGTAAGGAATTCGGCAAGAACAAAAAAGACCTATCGTTTGTTTTCTGGTTCTCCAGCTCCTCCCCCTCTGCGGACGCCTACGTAGGCGGTAAAAATAGCCCCTCCGGGTTTATCGCCAGCCTGATGGGCGGGCATAACGCCATCACCTCAGAGACCGAATGGCCAACCGTGGGCTGGGAAAGCATTATTGCCGCCAATCCGGATGTGATTGTGGTCTCGAGCCTGGATCGCAACCGCTGGGCGCTGGATAACGCGGAAGAGAAAATCAAATTCCTGAAAAGCGATCCGGCCGTCAGCCAGCTGGACGCGGTGAAAAAAGGCCATATCGTGGTGATGGACGGTCAGGCCATGAACCCGACAATTCGCACGATTTACGGGGCTGAGCAGGTTGGCGAACAGCTCAGAAAACTGGGGCTGCACTGA
- the hypE gene encoding hydrogenase expression/formation protein HypE produces the protein MNTVEMAHGSGGQAMQQLINRLFMEAFNNPWLDEQEDQARIDLATLTAQGDRLAFSTDSYVIDPLFFPGGDIGKLAVCGTANDVAVSGAIPRYLSCGFILEEGLPMETLTAVVNSMAHTAREAGIAIVTGDTKVVQRGAADKLFINTAGMGAIPANIHWGAQRLSAGDVLLVTGTLGCHGATILNLREGLGLDGELRSDCAVLTPLIQTLCAIPGVKALRDATRGGVNAVVHEFAASSGCGIELTERGLPVKAAVRGLCELLGLDPLNFANEGKLVIGVERAAAEAVLAELRAHPLGKEAAIIGEVVERKGVRLTGLYGVKRTLDLPHAEPLPRIC, from the coding sequence ATGAACACGGTGGAAATGGCGCACGGAAGCGGTGGACAGGCGATGCAGCAGCTGATTAACCGGCTGTTCATGGAGGCCTTTAACAACCCCTGGCTCGACGAGCAGGAAGACCAGGCGCGCATTGACCTCGCCACCCTTACCGCCCAAGGTGACCGGCTGGCCTTCTCCACCGACAGCTATGTCATCGATCCGCTGTTCTTTCCCGGCGGCGATATCGGCAAGCTCGCCGTCTGCGGCACGGCCAACGACGTGGCCGTCAGCGGCGCCATTCCCCGCTACCTCTCCTGCGGATTCATCCTCGAAGAGGGTCTGCCGATGGAGACGCTCACGGCGGTGGTGAACAGCATGGCACACACCGCGCGCGAGGCGGGTATCGCTATCGTCACCGGGGACACCAAAGTGGTCCAGCGCGGTGCGGCCGATAAGCTGTTTATCAACACCGCCGGAATGGGGGCTATCCCCGCCAACATTCACTGGGGCGCACAGCGGCTTAGCGCGGGCGACGTGCTGCTGGTAACCGGCACGCTGGGCTGCCACGGAGCGACTATCCTTAACCTGCGCGAAGGCTTAGGGCTGGACGGTGAACTGCGCAGCGACTGCGCGGTGCTCACCCCGCTGATTCAGACGCTGTGTGCTATTCCCGGCGTGAAGGCCTTGCGTGATGCCACCCGTGGCGGGGTGAATGCGGTGGTTCACGAATTCGCCGCAAGCAGCGGGTGCGGAATTGAACTGACCGAGCGTGGCCTGCCTGTAAAAGCTGCCGTGCGCGGGCTGTGCGAACTATTGGGACTTGACCCACTGAACTTTGCTAACGAAGGCAAGCTGGTGATCGGCGTGGAACGCGCGGCGGCGGAAGCCGTTCTTGCAGAGCTGCGCGCGCATCCATTAGGGAAAGAGGCCGCCATCATTGGCGAAGTGGTTGAGCGCAAGGGGGTGCGCCTGACCGGACTTTACGGCGTGAAGCGCACGCTGGACCTGCCGCACGCGGAACCGTTACCCCGAATTTGCTAG
- a CDS encoding 4Fe-4S dicluster domain-containing protein, whose protein sequence is MNRFVIADSTVCIGCRTCEAACSETHRLHGLQSMPRLHVMRNEKESAPQLCHHCEDAPCAGVCPVNAITRVDGAVQLNESLCVSCKLCGIACPFGAIEFSGSRPLHIPANANSPKAPPAPPAPARVSTLLDWVPGIRAVAVKCDLCSFDEQGPACVRTCPTKALILVNIRDIARTSKRKRELTINTDVGDLSLLQALNEGVK, encoded by the coding sequence GTGAACCGTTTTGTAATTGCTGACTCGACGGTCTGTATTGGCTGTCGAACCTGTGAGGCGGCGTGTTCGGAAACGCATCGCCTGCATGGGCTACAGTCCATGCCGCGCCTGCACGTCATGCGTAATGAAAAAGAGTCTGCCCCGCAGCTCTGCCATCACTGTGAAGATGCCCCCTGCGCGGGTGTCTGTCCCGTGAACGCCATCACCCGCGTGGATGGCGCAGTCCAGCTGAACGAAAGCCTGTGCGTAAGCTGCAAGCTGTGCGGCATTGCCTGCCCGTTCGGTGCGATTGAATTCTCCGGCAGCCGCCCGCTGCATATTCCGGCCAATGCCAACTCGCCTAAAGCCCCGCCCGCGCCTCCGGCGCCTGCACGCGTCAGCACGCTGCTGGACTGGGTGCCCGGCATCCGCGCCGTGGCGGTGAAGTGCGACCTGTGCAGCTTCGATGAACAGGGCCCGGCCTGCGTGCGCACCTGTCCAACCAAAGCGCTGATTCTGGTGAACATTCGCGACATCGCCCGCACCAGCAAGCGCAAGCGCGAGCTGACCATTAATACCGACGTCGGCGATCTTTCGCTTCTGCAGGCGCTCAACGAGGGGGTGAAATGA
- the hypA gene encoding hydrogenase maturation nickel metallochaperone HypA — translation MHEITLCQRALELIEQQAVQNHAKRVTGVWLKVGAFSCVETSALTFCFELVCRGTLAEGCELHIEEQQAECWCEQCQQYVTLLSSKVQRCPQCQSTGLRIVADDGMQIQRLEIEKE, via the coding sequence ATGCACGAAATCACCCTCTGCCAGCGGGCTCTGGAACTTATCGAACAGCAGGCTGTGCAAAACCACGCGAAACGCGTCACCGGCGTCTGGCTGAAGGTCGGGGCGTTTTCCTGCGTCGAGACCAGCGCCCTGACCTTCTGTTTTGAGCTGGTGTGCCGCGGCACGCTGGCGGAAGGCTGCGAACTGCATATTGAGGAGCAGCAGGCGGAGTGCTGGTGCGAACAGTGTCAGCAATACGTCACCCTGCTCTCATCAAAGGTACAGCGCTGTCCGCAGTGTCAGAGCACCGGGCTGCGCATCGTGGCGGATGACGGCATGCAGATCCAACGCCTCGAAATCGAGAAGGAGTAA